Proteins encoded within one genomic window of Cucumis sativus cultivar 9930 chromosome 3, Cucumber_9930_V3, whole genome shotgun sequence:
- the LOC101208093 gene encoding ATP-dependent Clp protease ATP-binding subunit CLPT1, chloroplastic, protein MAATRFNSLSFSPLPLSLPSQSNCHSLEHKPPLFPLSPLIQLKLAIKRSNATHPVLKFSRRATTATVSFSLPASKPEGVPPEKLPKWSARAIKSFAMGELEARKLKYPNTGTEALLMGILIEGTSTAAKFLRANGITLFKVREETVKLLGKADMYFCSPEHPPLTEPAQKALDWAVAEKLKSGQSGEITTGHLLLGIWSEESAGRKILATLGFDDEKAKEIAKTVDKDATFSYK, encoded by the exons ATGGCTGCTACTCGCTTCAATTCTCTTTCGTTTTCCCCACTCCCATTATCCCTTCCTTCTCAATCTAATTGCCATTCTTTAGAACACAAACCTCCACTCTTTCCCCTCAGCCCCCTTATCCAGCTGAAGCTCGCAATTAAGCGTTCTAATGCCACCCATCCCGTCTTGAAGTTCAGTCGCCGTGCCACCACTGCAACCGTATCGTTTAGCCTCCCGGCTTC GAAACCTGAGGGCGTTCCTCCCGAGAAACTTCCGAA ATGGTCGGCAAGAGCAATAAAGTCATTTGCAATGGGAGAATTGGAAGCAAGGAAACTCAAATATCCAAATACTGGCACAGAAGCATTGCTAATGGGAATTTTGATTGAGG GAACGAGTACTGCTGCCAAATTCTTAAGGGCTAATGGAATTACACTTTTCAAAGTAAGGGAAGAAACTGTAAAGCTACTTGGAAAAGCTGACATGTATTTCTGCAGTCCAGAGCATCCTCCATTGACTGAGCCTGCCCAGAAGGCACTTGATTGGGCTGTTGCAGAGAAGCTAAAGTCAG GCCAGTCTGGAGAAATAACTACAGGTCATTTGCTTCTTGGTATCTGGTCAGAGGAATCAGCAGGTCGCAAGATCTTGGCCACCCTTGGCTTCGATGATGAGAAGGCAAAAGAGATTGCAAAAACC GTGGACAAGGATGCAACTTTCAGTTATAAGTAG
- the LOC116402812 gene encoding zinc finger A20 and AN1 domain-containing stress-associated protein 10-like, translated as MADFESSKNGNDHALCANNCGFYGNPNNRNLCSVCYAAFLKETGAKYFERQKSSKSQINLETRQSSYFGVSENLETCDHNDPAPPKTQNRCEICQKKVGMIGFSCQCGGCFCGKHRYPEEHSCGFDHKEVGRKILAKQMVERKADKLEFRI; from the coding sequence atggcggattttgaaagttcaaagaatGGCAACGACCATGCTCTGTGCGCCAACAACTGTGGGTTTTATGGAAATCCGAACAATCGAAACTTGTGCTCCGTTTGTTATGCTGCTTTTCTTAAAGAAACCGGggcaaaatattttgaacgaCAAAAGAGCTCAAAAAGTCAGATTAATCTTGAAACGAGACAATCTTCTTATTTTGGTGTATCGGAGAATCTTGAAACTTGTGATCACAATGATCCAGCGCCACCGAAAACCCAAAATAGATGCGAAATTTGCCAGAAGAAGGTCGGAATGATTGGATTTAGCTGCCAATGTGGAGGTTGTTTTTGCGGCAAACATAGGTATCCTGAAGAGCATTCGTGCGGCTTTGATCACAAGGAGGTTGGGCGCAAGATTTTGGCCAAGCAAATGGTTGAACGCAAGGCCGATAAATTGGagtttagaatttag
- the LOC101216982 gene encoding uncharacterized protein LOC101216982 — translation MALETWLIKVKNAVSNKFDVVRASSTAPNFKPTSSKKSPNVAVLSFEIAGLMSKLLHLWNSLSDHNITRLRNQSISLEGVHKIVSNDDDFLLALACAEITENLRLLANSVSPLCIKCDHPDLRSFHRLFLEFADSGRDLHNWLLSEKEMECRNKRIERLVTLTANLHREMDELSIMETGLRKTVASLQLCQQEQSNSSTPPLEISLKEQKILDLQQKILWQRQEVKYLKEKSLWNRTFDTVISILARSIFTTLARIKLVFGLAHQFPSSLPRSLSASAAVHPLKNLNDNANDSDPTTTKNGFFESNLKLLKPPRTTLGAAGLALHYANLIIVMDKMIKSPQLVGVDARDDLYSMLPNSVRTSLRARLRGVGFTASDASLAGEWREAMGRILGWMSPLAQNMIKWQSERSFEQQNYMAPKTNVMLLQTLYFANKDKTEAAITELLVGLNYIWRFEREMTANALFACSNFITS, via the exons ATGGCTCTCGAAACTTGGCTAATCAAGGTAAAAAACGCCGTCTCTAACAAATTCGATGTCGTTCGAGCTTCTTCAACCGCCCCCAATTTCAAACCCACGTCCTCTAAGAAATCCCCAAACGTCGCTGTTTTGTCCTTCGAAATCGCCGGCCTCATGTCCAAGCTTTTGCATCTATGGAACTCTCTCTCCGATCACAACATTACTCGTCTTCGTAATCAATCCATTTCTCTCGAAGGTGTCCATAAAATTGTCTCTAATGATGACGATTTCCTCCTTGCTCTTGCTTGTGCTGAAATCACTGAAAATCTTCGTCTCCTTGCTAACTCTGTTTCCCCTTTGTGCATCAAATGTGACCATCCTGATCTTCGCTCCTTCCATCGCTTGTTTCTTGAATTTGCTGACTCCGGTCGCGATCTTCACAATTGG CTATTGAGCGAGAAGGAAATGGAGTGTAGGAATAAGAGAATTGAGAGATTAGTTACACTGACGGCGAATCTTCATAGAGAAATGGATGAGCTTTCAATAATGGAAACTGGGTTAAGAAAAACAGTTGCAAGTTTACAGTTATGTCAACAAGAACAGAGCAATAGTTCCACTCCACCATTAGAGATTTCTCTTAAAGAGCAAAAGATCTTGGATCTACAGCAGAAGATCTTATGGCAAAGACAAGAAGTaaagtatttaaaagaaaaatctcttTGGAACAGAACATTCGACACAGTGATATCAATTCTAGCAAGGTCAATTTTCACAACACTAGCAAGaattaaacttgtttttggtTTAGCACATCAATTCCCATCTTCTCTCCCTCGTAGCCTCTCCGCCTCCGCCGCCGTTCACCCGCTCAAGAACTTAAACGACAACGCCAACGATTCTGATCCCACAACAACTAAAAACGGATTCTTCgaatcaaatttgaaacttttaaagCCGCCACGGACGACACTAGGAGCAGCGGGGTTGGCCTTGCATTATGCCAACTTGATCATAGTCATGGATAAAATGATCAAGTCGCCACAACTTGTAGGTGTGGACGCAAGAGACGATCTATACTCGATGCTACCGAATAGTGTAAGGACGTCACTGAGAGCGCGGTTGAGAGGGGTCGGGTTCACGGCTAGCGACGCGTCATTGGCAGGTGAATGGAGGGAGGCAATGGGGAGGATATTGGGGTGGATGTCGCCATTAGCACAAAACATGATAAAATGGCAAAGTGAAAGGAGTTTTGAGCAGCAAAATTACATGGCACCAAAGACTAATGTAATGCTTTTGCAAACGCTTTATTTTGCTAACAAAGACAAGACAGAAGCTGCCATTACGGAATTGCTTGTGGGGTTGAATTATATTTGGagatttgaaagagaaatgaCTGCTAATGCCTTGTTTGCTTGCAGCAATTTCATTACCTCATGA
- the LOC116402813 gene encoding AN1-type zinc finger protein 6-like, with the protein MADFESSKNGNDPALCANNCGFYGNPNNRNLCSVCYAAFLKETGAKYFERQNSSKSQINLETRQSSSFGVLENLETCDHNDPAPPKTQNRCEICQKKVGMIGFSCRCGGCFCGKHRYPEEHSCGFDHKEVGRNILAKQIVECKADKLKFRI; encoded by the coding sequence atggcggattttgaaagttcaaagaatGGCAACGACCCTGCTCTGTGCGCCAACAACTGTGGGTTTTATGGAAATCCGAACAATCGAAACTTGTGCTCCGTTTGTTATGCTGCTTTTCTTAAAGAAACCGGggcaaaatattttgaacgaCAAAATAGCTCAAAAAGTCAGATTAATCTTGAAACGAGacaatcttcttcttttgggGTATTGGAGAATCTTGAAACTTGTGATCACAATGATCCAGCACCACCGAAAACCCAAAATAGATGCGAAATTTGCCAGAAGAAGGTCGGAATGATTGGATTTAGCTGCCGGTGTGGAGGTTGTTTTTGCGGCAAACATAGGTATCCTGAAGAGCATTCGTGCGGCTTTGATCACAAGGAGGTTGGGCGGAATATTTTGGCCAAACAAATTGTTGAATGCAAGGCCGATAAATTGAAGTTTAGGATTTAG